The Gloeobacter morelensis MG652769 genome contains the following window.
TACGAGAAGGTGTTTGCCGCCAAGGCCGGACTGAGAGGAGCGGTTGCCTTCGCCCTGGGTAACGGCCCGGCGGCGCTGGTGGCCGGGTATCTTTCTCCCCACGGTTGGGAAATCCTGGTGCCGCTGGGAGTAGCCGCCGCCGCTCAGATTCTGATCCGCCGCTGGATGGTCCACTTCAGCGCTTCCGGCCGTCTGTTGCTGGTTAACAATTTCTTGCTTGCCCTCACGGTTCTCGCGTGGGGTGTGAACTTCATTGTCAATCTCGACATCAGCCTCCTCACCAGGATGCTGATGCTGGCGGGCTACCCGCTGCTTGTCTTGATGCTGCCCATCGGCGTCATCGCTTCGCTAGAGCAGTGGGAGGTACTGACCCGCAAGCGCTGGCTCAGGCCGCGCACCGTCAAGCCGATCGGCGAGCGGGAGCACTATCCGAAGGTGTGTCTGCAGGTACCCTGCTACGCCGAACCACCGGAGGTGGTGATGGCCACCCTCGACCGGCTCGCCGCCCTGCGCTACCCCAACTTCGAAGTGATGGTGATCGACAACAATACCAAAGATCCCCACCTCTGGAAGCCTGTTGAGGCTTACTGCGAGCAGCTGGGCGAGCGCTTTCGCTTCTTCCATGTCGATCCGCTCGCCGGGGCGAAGGCAGGGGCGCTCAACTGGGCCATGGACCGGGTCGCGGGCGATGTCGAAATCATCGGCGTTATCGACGCCGACTACCACGCCGAAGCGGATTTTCTCAGTGCACTGCTCGGTCACTTCGACGATCCGCGCATGGGCTTCGTGCAGACGCCCCACGACTACCGCGAATGGGAAAATAGCCTTTACCAGCGCATGTGCTACTGGGAGTACAAGACGTTTTTTGCCACGACGATGCCCAGCCTCAACGAAAAAGACGCCGGGCTCACCGTCGGGACGATGTGCCTGATTCGCCGCCGGGCGCTCGATGAGGCGGGCGGGTGGTCGGAATGGTGCCAGACCGAGGATTCGGAGCTGGCCATTCGCATCCATGCGCTGGGTTACACCTCGGTATTCGTACCCCAAACCTTTGGCCGCGGGCTGATTCCCGAGACGTTTGCCGGCTACAAGAAGCAGCGCTTCCGCTGGACCTTCGGGCCGGTGCAGGAGTTCAAGCAGCATCTGCGGCTCTTTTTGCCCCAACCCTGGGCTGAACCTTCCGAGTTGCGGTCCATCCAGAAGCTGCACCACATGAACCATGGCCTGGGTCCCTTCACCACCGGCCTGTCGTTTTTGATGATGCCCGTCAACCTGGCGGTGCTCGTCTCGATGCTGGTGCAAGGGGAGACGGTTGCCGCACCCCGCAGCCTCTGGATTGCCGCCGTTTGCGCGACGGTCGCAGGCTGGTTGCTCACCTGGCTCATTCACCGCGTCGAAATGGGTTGCTCGCTGCGCGACACCATCGGTGCCCTCCTCGCCAAGCAGGCGCTCTACCACACGATGATCACCGCGAGCGTGATGGGGCTGTTTGTCGGCCGCATTCCGTGGCGGCGCACCGACAAGTTTAAGTCGCTGCCCAGCGGCCTGGTCGCCCTCGCCTCCGCCCGCACCGAGTTGCTCCTGGGGATTGGCTGTCTGGGTCTGGGGCTCGCCATTTGTTTGGCCCAGCCGGCCTCGAGCCTGCTGCTGCTTCTGGGAATTGGGCTGTTGTTCCAGAGCCTGAACTATCTGCCCGCGCCGCTTCTGGCGCTGCGCGCCGAGTACGAGTTGCAGGCGGCCCAAAGCGATGCGCTGCTCTCCCCCCAGATTCCCGTGCGCAAGCTGTCCGTTCCGGTCCGTCCGGTGGCAGCCGGTGCCGCCCTCGCCGGTGGTGTGGCGGTGATCGCCGGTGCCTGGCTTGCGCAGCCGCAGCCCGGCGCGCCACCGGTGGTGGTCAAGTCTGCCGCCCCCGCCAGTCGCCCCGTGATAGTCAAAACTTCGCCCGCAAAGTTCGACGATGAGCACGTTCCTGCCAAGCAGCCGCCCGTGGCTACCCGTCAGGCGTACCTGCAGGTCTCTTCGGGCGCGGTAAGCACACCGGTGCTGAGCACGGCGGCAAGCGGGTCGCCTGCGGACGGGCGGACCGACCGGCGTCCTTCCTTGCCCACCTCCGGTTCCCGCACAACGGCTATGGTGGGCAATCCATCTGCCTCCAGCGTGCCGAGCGACCTCGATTTCCATTACGCTCTTGCCCCAAGCGAGAGCGAAGCGGGCATCACAGAACCCACCTCGATCCAGCTGCTGGCCGTCAGCACTCCGATCATTTCTGACTGCTACGACCAGGATTTTAAAAAGCGCGATTACCGCTGCCGCAATCGCAAAAACTAGGTGTCAGGTGGTTGCCTGGCACCTGGGTTTTGGGTGGGTCAGATCAACTTCGATCTGACCCACCTCTGGTGATTACGGCGATTGCGGAGGAGCTTGCACCACTGTTGCGTCCCTGCTGCCGTATGGCTCCATCGAGAAGTGCATTTAGCAGAACGCCGACCCACAGCCGACCTTGATCTAGAGCTGTTGGCGGGTCAGGCCAGTT
Protein-coding sequences here:
- a CDS encoding glycosyltransferase codes for the protein MSSSLFDVLTTGVVYFSLAFLMAALLTVYEKVFAAKAGLRGAVAFALGNGPAALVAGYLSPHGWEILVPLGVAAAAQILIRRWMVHFSASGRLLLVNNFLLALTVLAWGVNFIVNLDISLLTRMLMLAGYPLLVLMLPIGVIASLEQWEVLTRKRWLRPRTVKPIGEREHYPKVCLQVPCYAEPPEVVMATLDRLAALRYPNFEVMVIDNNTKDPHLWKPVEAYCEQLGERFRFFHVDPLAGAKAGALNWAMDRVAGDVEIIGVIDADYHAEADFLSALLGHFDDPRMGFVQTPHDYREWENSLYQRMCYWEYKTFFATTMPSLNEKDAGLTVGTMCLIRRRALDEAGGWSEWCQTEDSELAIRIHALGYTSVFVPQTFGRGLIPETFAGYKKQRFRWTFGPVQEFKQHLRLFLPQPWAEPSELRSIQKLHHMNHGLGPFTTGLSFLMMPVNLAVLVSMLVQGETVAAPRSLWIAAVCATVAGWLLTWLIHRVEMGCSLRDTIGALLAKQALYHTMITASVMGLFVGRIPWRRTDKFKSLPSGLVALASARTELLLGIGCLGLGLAICLAQPASSLLLLLGIGLLFQSLNYLPAPLLALRAEYELQAAQSDALLSPQIPVRKLSVPVRPVAAGAALAGGVAVIAGAWLAQPQPGAPPVVVKSAAPASRPVIVKTSPAKFDDEHVPAKQPPVATRQAYLQVSSGAVSTPVLSTAASGSPADGRTDRRPSLPTSGSRTTAMVGNPSASSVPSDLDFHYALAPSESEAGITEPTSIQLLAVSTPIISDCYDQDFKKRDYRCRNRKN